Proteins found in one Bradysia coprophila strain Holo2 chromosome X unlocalized genomic scaffold, BU_Bcop_v1 contig_35, whole genome shotgun sequence genomic segment:
- the LOC119069454 gene encoding glucose dehydrogenase [FAD, quinone]-like, which yields MDCFNGSVEHTSILPNVCQPALGYHTFVFMSLIEMVIKCMCSITDPNRRVVPPKSPDAEEFDDKNYDFIIVGGGSAGSVLAGRISENPTHKVLLIEAGPEEPIAPSIPMFFFTASDTELDWKYETVPQRNACLSSGGICNWPRGKMLCGTACMSGMMYTRGSPQIYNAWNAAGNDGWSYTEVLEYFKKSENNTQPPSSIEPEFHGFSGPMTVGTFSHFPKLGTNFFEAAKEIGYSVRDVNGKHQTGFFQASVMIKDSVRASPNRMYVRPALKRKNLRVLLESHVIKINFNKKGNQATGIVFRDRYGNIRKFTARKEIIVAGGVVGSPQLLLLSGVGPKQDLEKHNIPVVKDLPVGHNLHVHYGVAITVRMREKPESAFTLEEFYEYVTNRTGPFSSTTLTQISGFVESKYAKENIPDVQIFIDEYADECGKFKRGQNVSEIALRPVYLLSKCRGTLKLRSPDPFDKPTIDPNYLCDENEIDALVDVIKILKRLMSSPTMKNSVIQFDVGEYENCDSLQKDSDCYWRCRIKHYTEEENHHAGTCKMGPSDDPTTVIDPKFKVHGVNNLRVVDAAIMPSPINGNPIGPIIMFAEKAADLIKNQWK from the exons ATGGATTGTTTCAACGGTTCGGTGGAACACACATCCATACTACCAAACGTATGCCAACCTGCTCTGGGGTACCATACTTTTGTGTTCATGTCGCTTATTGAAATGGTAATAAAATGTATGTGCTCTATCACGGATCCGAACCGTCGTGTCGTACCGCCCAAATCACCAGATGCAGAAGAATTCGATGACAAAAACTACGATTTCATTATTGTAGGAGGCGGATCAGCGG GCTCGGTTTTGGCAGGAAGAATTAGTGAAAATCCGACGCACAAAGTTTTGCTGATTGAGGCCGGTCCAGAGGAACCAATAGCTCCATCGATTCCGATGTTTTTCTTTACAGCGTCGGACACTGAGCTTGACTGGAAGTATGAAACTGTTCCGCAGAGAAACGCTTGTTTATCGAGTGGTGGCATTTGTAATTGGCCAAGGGGGAAAATGTTGTGCGGCACAGCTTGCATGAGcg GGATGATGTATACCAGAGGCAGCCCACAAATTTACAACGCATGGAATGCTGCCGGAAACGATGGATGGAGTTATACAGAAGTTTTGGagtatttcaaaaaatctgaaaacaaTACGCAACCTCCGTCTAGTATCGAACCCGAGTTTCACGGTTTCAGTGGACCAATGACAGTTGGCACATTTTCCCACTTCCCTAAGTTGGGCACAAACTTCTTCGAAGCGGCTAAAGAGATCGGTTACAGTGTACGCGACGTTAACGGCAAACATCAAACTGGGTTTTTTCAAGCATCTGTAATGATAAAAGATAGCGTCCGCGCCAGTCCCAACCGAATGTACGTACGGCCTGCATTGAAGCGAAAAAACCTACGCGTGTTGCTCGAATCACATGTCatcaaaataaactttaaCAAGAAGGGAAACCAAGCCACTGGAATTGTGTTCCGCGACAGATACGGTAACATACGAAAATTTACAGCACGCAAAGAAATCATCGTAGCAGGCGGCGTTGTCGGCTCACCTCAATTGCTCCTTCTATCTGGTGTCGGACCCAAACAAGATCTTGAAAAGCACAACATACCAGTCGTCAAAGATCTACCAGTAGGGCACAATCTTCATGTTCACTACGGGGTTGCTATCACTGTAAGAATGAGAGAAAAACCGGAGTCTGCATTTACACTAGAAGAATTTTACGAATATGTTACCAACCGTACAGGTCCCTTTTCCAGTACCACATTAACTCAAATTAGTGGCTTCGTAGAGAGCAAATACGCCAAGGAAAATATTCCAGATGTACAGATTTTCATCGACGAATATGCCGATGAATGTGGGAAATTTAAACGAGGTCAGAATGTCAGTGAAATAGCTCTACGTCCTGTTTATCTTCTCAGCAAATGTCGGGGAACTCTCAAATTAAGGTCGCCTGATCCCTTTGACAAACCAACGATAGATCCGAACTATTTATGCGACGAAAATGAAATCGACGCTCTAGTTGATGTCATTAAGATACTAAAACGACTTATGAGCTCGCCGACCATGAAAAATTCCGTTATTCAGTTCGACGTAGGCGAATACGAAAATTGTGATTCATTGCAAAAAGATTCGGACTGCTACTGGCGATGTAGAATCAAACATTACACTGAAGAGGAAAACCATCACGCGGGAACGTGTAAAATGGGTCCGTCTGATGATCCAACCACCGTTATAGATCCGAAATTCAAAGTTCACGGTGTAAATAATTTACGAGTTGTTGATGCGGCCATAATGCCATCGCCGATTAACGGTAATCCTATCGGTCCTATCATCATGTTCGCTGAAAAAGCGGCGGACTTGATAAAAAATCAGTGGAAATAA
- the LOC119069455 gene encoding uncharacterized protein LOC119069455 yields MSTNNGVSGVQMEGFAYVAEQDSGAYKANYKAHKKGISHDEMVVAYSEWANNYDEDLCPGRYNGPQIAADALADYYIPDVRQNVRIIDVAAGTGRVGHELYNKGFRLLDALEPSGGMLNVLNGRGIYQDTFEVPIGFDEIDSIPSNTYDSLVIAGGMGEGHIPVGAVNEMIRIVKPGGTVFIVMREEYLSYVEEYVGKLEPYMDNLEANGHWKKLRRVIVPEYSFNKNGVVYSYQVLTEN; encoded by the exons ATGTCAACCAATAATGGAGTCAGTGGAGTTCAAATGGAGGGATTTGCTTATGTAGCTGAACAGGATAGTGGCGCCTACAAGGCTAATTACAAAGCTCATAAGAAAGGAATTTCACATGATGAGATGGTAGTAGCGTACAGTGAATGGGCTAATAATTATGATGAAGATTTGTGCCCAGGAAG ATACAATGGACCACAGATCGCAGCAGACGCCTTGGCAGACTATTATATTCCAGATGTAAGACAAAACGTGAGAATTATAGATGTAGCAGCCGGCACGGGACGAGTAGGACATGAACTGTACAACAAAGGCTTCAG ACTTTTGGATGCCTTGGAGCCTTCTGGTGGTATGCTGAATGTCCTGAATGGCCGTGGAATTTACCAAGATACTTTCGAAGTTCCGATTGGTTTTGATGAAATCGACTCCATTCCTAGTA ATACGTATGACTCTTTGGTAATTGCTGGAGGAATGGGTGAAGGGCATATTCCTGTGGGAGCTGTCAATGAAATGATTCGTATCGTTAAACCAG GCGGAACGGTGTTCATTGTAATGCGAGAAGAATATTTGTCCTACGTAGAAGAATATGTCGGAAAATTGGAACCATACATGGACAATTTAGAAGCGAATGGACATTGGAAAAAG TTACGCCGTGTCATAGTGCCTGAATATTCCTTCAACAAAAATGGAGTGGTCTACAGTTACCAAGTGTTGACTGAAAATTAG
- the LOC119069459 gene encoding uncharacterized protein LOC119069459, translating to MMDNAAPILVKEERCNNQIICLDDSDDDSSTTNSNSLAEVKHEIAVQTAPAKLTEIVAISNACIKQVKEERCNNQIICLDDSDDDSSTTNSNSLAEVKHEIAVQTAPAKLTEIVAISNACIKQVKEERCNNQIICLDDSDEASSSTNSHSLAEVKHEIAVQTAPTKLTEIVAISNACIKQVKEERCNNQIICLDDSDDDSSTTNSNSLAEVKHETAVQTAPTKLTNAGSSDERTDNINGDESEDDSTGNVLQKKRSILWISSGKRFDIPKDIWQKVFVDGSYSVAAWTYYKNKIADIFDSLWNCVLIFTHKNIGKRIISLRGHCKHEGCRLYHFQLKKIEYVHDDNPSFMVRYNQEEVKHGPPLTRQLRGVLRDECKERLKHTMPATLSRDLLIEMDDDQYHNGNANVSKSDSVIIKVRSELLQSSDLAKDDFEDLMALQRATKDDPYIQKVISPFAVFMHSKLQYNVLAEQHRRKKPGQEVPGYLDATGNVVRVRPETSTHPVFYYPLLTPIKGDPADKHAVLFPVADSVNSCHGAPDVGAFLHDFNAGFIKEHPTISPSLDRIISDFSYANFHGVLHGFHCQRIQQYIYMCYKFAVGLSDYSALQQITKLEMCKTHLTKTFVEFVRKFFPSSNPNKKTTYEQKFIVEVLCSMILCRSYNVLKEIYRNMAIILLSQYESPTFNNAKKNLVLMCTSDGILNGDVKQTYKFDRLLQSDMDKMSECTTAYEYNESILKLPIYKSSSFYFDLQQITDTVAFDLKEEERQHIKDTDPTNLREHKIQPDKDTVPADSKQHQSEPERDTVAYDLNEEQRQNIKDTDPSNLREHKIQPDKDTVPADSKQRQSEPERDTVASNSFHDAKILPEFLKQFGGIIPLWTSITLPKGINRSSLPLSEELTADDTDQIEVEIKRSSNQSAESHMNIVKSLMKEKSLQIGSGPVKPSRFVKLLRTLIISHGKRYLLRVPRGRLNYGPKKTKDFSKVNKKIVKHYKVRHQQTAGIRKVLQRVKRKRTIDIDLTAIKNCKESWGKKSKQRKRFSYFNKSTLLKSIDQSSTELPKIKKLTSKGASAIDQSSTELMDQTCEMESTTNSTQLSNQTCEMESSTNSSQLSNQTCEMESSTNSGQLLDQTCEMKSTTNSTQLSNEICEMESGSTSTDRLDTDLVTEVSHFKFRVNSENDSSRKETSLAAYTPNGLCSDVNYYMNCDPAWPFVVGRLFIHTLTLADYLTLQEGVKLSLPVINYIFEYMMPESYVNLTLYAKEIFNGIDNLPFSIADRLCYMPILDHGSWMLYFFNTKKRTFTYYNPRNNFNYTMEFIYNFIDVYNSSSRHKEKLRSDNWKFFSFTSTNQATDHDSGVHVIRAAHRFITLKTLQDEPFDSIEYRRLLQRECIQFSDNMQDVCLICGLEDDSSTSDSINWSNCAKCQRWIHDTCYGGKLGEDTCPPCIKNGL from the exons ATGATGGACAATGCAGCTCCAATTTTG GTCAAAGAAGAGCGTTGTAACAACCAAATTATATGTTTAGACGATTCTGATGATGATTCATCGACCACTAACTCAAATTCTCTCGCTGAAGTGAAACATGAAATTGCTGTACAGACAGCCCCTGCGAAGTTGACCGAAATTGTGGCGATTTCGAATGCCTGTATCAAACAA GTCAAAGAAGAGCGTTGTAACAACCAAATTATATGTTTAGACGATTCTGATGATGATTCATCGACCACTAACTCAAATTCTCTCGCTGAAGTGAAACATGAAATTGCTGTACAGACAGCCCCTGCGAAGTTGACCGAAATTGTGGCGATTTCGAATGCCTGTATCAAACAA GTCAAAGAAGAGCGTTGTAACAACCAAATTATATGTTTAGACGATTCTGATGAAGCTTCATCGTCCACTAACTCACATTCTCTCGCTGAAGTGAAACATGAAATTGCTGTGCAGACAGCCCCTACGAAGTTGACCGAAATTGTGGCGATTTCGAATGCCTGTATCAAACAA GTCAAAGAAGAGCGTTGTAACAACCAAATTATATGTTTAGACGATTCTGATGATGATTCATCGACCACTAACTCAAATTCACTCGCTGAAGTGAAACATGAAACTGCTGTGCAGACAGCCCCTACGAAGTTGACCAATGCTGGATCATCAGATGAGCGAACAGACAACATAAATGGTGACGAATCAGAAGACGATAGCACCGGTAACGTTCTCCAAAAG AAACGTTCCATTTTATGGATATCATCTGGGAAAAGATTCGACATCCCGAAGGATATATGGCAGAAAGTGTTCGTAGATGGTTCCTACTCCGTTGCTGCGTGGACATactacaaaaacaaaatagccGATATATTTGACTCCTTGTGGAATTGCGTACTGAtcttcacacacaaaaacatcGGCAAGAGAATAATTTCGCTACGCGGGCACTGCAAGCATGAGGGATGTCGACTATATcactttcaattgaaaaaaatcgaatacgTGCACGACGACAATCCGTCATTTATGGTCAGATATAATCAGGAAGAAGTGAAACATGGTCCTCCGTTGACACGTCAATTGCGAGGTGTTCTCCGTGACGAGTGCAAAGAACGTTTGAAACACACAATGCCGGCCACTCTTAGTCGGGATCTGCTTATAGAAATGGATGATGATCAGTACCATAATGGTAATGCTAATGTGTCAAAGTCTGATTCAGTTATCATAAAAGTTAGATCGGAGCTACTTCAATCAAGTGACTTAGCCAAAGACGACTTTGAAGATCTAATGGCATTACAACGAGCCACCAAAGATGATCCATACATACAGAAGGTAATATCACCTTTCGCTGTGTTCATGCATAGCAAACTTCAATACAACGTGCTAGCGGAACAACACAGGAGAAAAAAACCTGGACAAGAAGTCCCTGGCTATCTAGATGCCACTGGAAACGTTGTAAGAGTTAGGCCGGAAACGTCGACACATCCAGTATTTTATTATCCGTTGCTAACACCAATAAAAGGTGATCCAGCTGATAAGCACGCCGTGTTGTTCCCGGTAGCAGACTCTGTCAACTCATGTCATGGCGCTCCTGATGTAGGTGCCTTTCTGCATGACTTCAATGCAGGTTTCATCAAGGAACATCCAACAATATCGCCATCATTGGACAGGATCATATCAGACTTTAGCTACGCCAACTTCCATGGCGTTCTGCACGGGTTCCACTGCCAACGTATACAACAATACATATACATGTGCTACAAGTTTGCGGTCGGTCTTAGCGATTACAGTGCTCTAcaacaaattacaaaactTGAAATGTGTAAGACGCACTTGACGAAAACGTTCGTGGAATTCGTTCGAAAATTTTTCCCATCAAGTAATCCCAACAAGAAGACAACTTACGAGCAAAAGTTTATCGTAGAAGTCTTATGTTCGATGATTCTCTGCCGTTCATACAATGTGTTGAAGGAAATCTACAGAAACATGGCAATAATATTGTTGTCTCAGTACGAGTCACCAACGTTCaacaatgcaaaaaaaaatcttgtgttAATGTGCACGTCTGACGGTATTCTCAATGGCGATGTGAAACAAACTTACAAGTTCGATCGTCTACTGCAATCCGACATGGATAAGATGTCCGAGTGTACCACGGCCTACGAATATAATGAATCTATCTTAAAACTGCCAATCTACAAGTCCAGCTCTTTCTACTTTGATCTACAACAAATCACCGACACCGTTGCATTTGATTTAAAGGAAGAGGAAAGACAACACATCAAGGACACCGATCCGACCAATTTGAGAGAACATAAAATTCAACCTGATAAGGACACCGTGCCGGCCGATTCGAAACAACATCAAAGTGAACCTGAGCGGGACACCGTTGCGTATGATTTAAACGAAGAACAGAGACAAAACATCAAGGACACCGATCCGTCCAATTTGAGAGAACATAAAATTCAACCTGATAAGGACACCGTGCCGGCCGATTCGAAACAACGTCAAAGTGAACCTGAGCGGGACACCGTGGCTTCCAACAGTTTTCACGATGccaaaattttaccagaaTTTTTGAAGCAGTTTGGTGGTATTATCCCCTTGTGGACATCGATAACCTTGCCTAAAGGTATAAACAGATCGTCATTGCCACTATCAGAAGAGCTTACAGCTGACGACACAGACCAAATCGAGGTGGAAATAAAAAGGAGTAGCAACCAGTCCGCTGAATCACACATGAACATTGTCAAATCATTgatgaaggaaaaatcatTACAAATTGGTTCAGGCCCGGTGAAGCCATCAAGATTTGTAAAACTACTTCGCACTCTCATAATAAGTCACGGTAAAAGATACTTACTAAGAGTTCCAAGAGGCCGCCTTAATTATGGtccgaaaaaaacaaaagatttttccaaagtaaataaaaaaatcgtgaaaCATTATAAGGTGCGTCACCAGCAGACTGCTGGCATCCGAAAAGTGTTACAAAGAGTCAAACGGAAGCGTACAATTGACATTGACCTAACGGCCATAAAAAACTGTAAAGAGTCTTGGGGAAAAAAATCTAAGcaaagaaaacgattttcgtaCTTCAACAAATCCACGTTATTAAAATCAATAGATCAGTCGTCCACCGAATTGCcaaagataaaaaaattgacttcgaAAGGAGCCTCTGCAATCGATCAGTCGTCGACCGAATTGATGGACCAAACATGTGAAATGGAATCAACTACGAATTCTACCCAGCTGTCAAATCAAACATGTGAAATGGAATCATCAACGAATTCCAGCCAGCTGTCAAATCAAACATGTGAAATGGAATCATCAACGAATTCCGGCCAGTTGTTAGATCAAACTTGTGAAATGAAGTCAACTACAAATTCCACCCAGCTGTCAAATGAAATCTGTGAAATGGAATCAGGTTCGACCTCCACTGATCGATTGGACACGGATTTGGTAACCGAGGTGTCACATTTTAAATTCCGAGTCAATTCCGAAAACGACTCGTCACGTAAAGAAACTTCTTTAGCGGCGTACACACCCAATGGACTTTGTAGCGATGTTAATTACTATATGAACTGTGATCCAGCATGGCCGTTTGTAGTTGGCAGATTGTTTATACACACACTAACGTTGGCCGACTATCTGACATTGCAAGAAGGTGTAAAATTGTCTCTGCCAGTTATAAATTACATCTTCGAGTATATGATGCCCGAGTCATATGTAAACTTGACACTGTACGCTAAAGAAATCTTCAATGGCATCGATAATTTGCCATTCAGCATAGCCGACAGGTTATGTTATATGCCAATATTGGACCATGGCTCGTGGATGCTATACTTCTTCAATACAAAGAAGCGGACGTTTACATATTATAACCCACGGAACAATTTCAACTACACCATGGAATTTATATATAACTTCATCGATGTTTACAATTCCTCGTCGCGCCACAAGGAAAAACTGAGATCggacaattggaaattcttttctttcacGAGTACTAACCAAGCCACAGACCATGATTCCGGCGTGCACGTCATTCGAGCAGCGCATCGTTTCATTACATTAAAAACTTTGCAAGACGAGCCATTTGATTCGATCGAGTATCGCAGGTTATTGCAACGCGAATGTATTCAGTTCTCTGATAACATGCAAGATGTTTGTTTAATCTGTGGTTTAGAAGATGATTCTTCAACCTCTGATAGCATCAACTGGTCAAACTGCGCAAAGTGTCAACGGTGGATCCACGATACCTGTTATGGAGGTAAATTAGGTGAAGATACCTGTCCTCCTTGCATAAAAAACGGTCTGTGA
- the LOC119069446 gene encoding flocculation protein FLO11-like → MRAKLKLDRPIWLLCFLLFRGVYANFNCPGKGRFLDPLSDCLRYFFCYEDNGELVYVTFKCPDDQLYSVEETRCVTASNLECKEITGATLIPPDAEIEPIKDFLCTAEGKYVNDFDKDCKSYITCTRISGHSYTMSLHYCPTETIFSHIIFECVSNKEFQCPRNSENTTSSTHSPTSTLEPITEDESSSSGSETATEFETTTSAVTTPQQSSSKDPETTSDRELTETTPTATTAETSSSNEPDTTVTKVESTTSPATTTTEASSSTEPTTVTDPDTTVTDVESTTSPATTTTEASSKASSSTAPDTTVTDVEPTTSPATSTTEASSSAEPDTTVTDVESTTTPATTTAEASSTDTTVTDVESTTSPATTTTEASSSAEPDTTVTDVESTTSPATTTTEASSSSAPDTTVTDVESTTSPATTTTEASSSAEPDTTVTDVESTTSPATTTTEASSTAEPDTTVTDVESTTSPATTTTEASSSSAPDTTVTDVESTTSPATTTTEASSSAEPDTTVTDVESTTSPATTTTEASSSTAPDTTVTDVEPTTSPATSTTEASSSAEPDTTVTDVESTTSPATTTTEASSSTAPDTTVTDVESTTSPATTTTEASSSTAPDT, encoded by the exons ATGAGAGCGAAACTGAAATTAGACCGGCCAATTTGGCTATTGTGTTTTTTACTCTTTCGTGGTGTATACGCCAATTTTAATTGCCCAGGCAAAGGGCGTTTTTTGGATCCATTAAGTGATTGTTTAAGATATTTTTTCTGTTACGAAGACAATGGTGAACTTGTGTATGTTACGTTTAAATGTCCAGACGATCAACTCTACAGTGTTGAAGAAACAAGATGTGTAACGGCATCTAACTTGGAATGCAAAGAAATAACGGGAGCAACCCTTATTCCACCAGATGCAGAGATTGAACCAATTAAGGATTTCCTTTGTACCGCTGAAGGAAAATACGTCAACGATTTTGACAAAGATTGTAAAAGTTACATTACTTGTACGCGGATATCAGGCCACAGCTACACTATGAGTCTTCACTACTGTCCAAcagaaacaatattttctcatATCATTTTTGAGTGTGTTTCTAATAAAGAATTCCAGTGTCCCAGAAATTCGGAGAACACCACCTCTTCCACACATTCACCCACCTCGACTTTAGAACCAATCACAGAAG ATGAATCTTCAAGCAGTGGTTCAGAAACAGCCACAGAATTCGAAACGACTACTTCAGCTGTCACTACTCCACAACAATCTTCAAGCAAAGATCCGGAAACAACTAGTGACAGAGAACTTACAGAAACGACCCCGACTGCGACTACTGCAGAAACATCATCAAGCAATGAGCCAGATACAACAGTGACAAaggtcgaatcaactacttcacctgcgactacaacaacagaagcatcgtcaagtactgaGCCAACaacagtcacagat CCAGATACAACTgttacagatgtcgaatcaactacttcacctgcgactactaccaccgAAGCATCATCAA aagcatcgtcaagtactgcgcCAGATACAACTGTTACAGATGTCGAaccaactacttcacctgcgacttcTACCACCGAAGCTTCGTCAAGTGCtgagccagatacgacagtcacagatgtcgaatcaactactacACCAGCGACTACTACcgcagaagcatcgtcaa cagatacgacagtcacagatgtcgaatcaactacttcacctgcgactactaccaccgaagcatcgtcaagtgctGAGCCAGATACAACTgttacagatgtcgaatcaactacttcacctgcgactactaccaccgAAGCATCATCAAGTAGTGCGCCAGATACAACTgttacagatgtcgaatcaactacttcacctgcgactactaccacagaagcatcgtctagtgctgagccagatacgacagtcacagatgtcgaatcaactacttcacctgcgactactaccaccgAAGCATCGTCAACTGCTGAGCCAGATACAACTgttacagatgtcgaatcaactacttcacctgcgactactaccaccgAAGCATCATCAAGTAGTGCGCCAGATACAACTgttacagatgtcgaatcaactacttcacctgcgactactaccacagaagcatcgtctaGTGCTGAaccagatacgacagtcacagatgtcgaatcaactacttcacctgcgactactaccacagaagcatcgtcaagtactgcgcCAGATACAACTGTTACAGATGTCGAaccaactacttcacctgcgacttcTACCACCGAAGCTTCGTCAAGTGCtgagccagatacgacagtcacagatgtcgaatcaactacttcacctgcgactactactaCAGAAGCTTCGTCAAGTACTGCGCCAGATACAACTgttacagatgtcgaatcaactacttcacctgcgactactaccacagaagcatcgtcaagtactgcgccagataca